Within the Acidobacteriota bacterium genome, the region CGGGAACGCCGGCGGCGTTCCCGTTCGTGGGCAGTTGCGGACCGGGCGGTGCGCCCGGCGGCGGCCCGGACCGTCTCACCCTCCGAACCTGGAGTCCGGACACCCGGGACGCGGCGCTGGCCTCGGAGAGGTGGTGGCATGACGCCTTCATGGCCGCCAATCCTCAGCTACGGGTGGAACAACTCACGGTCCCCTACGATGAGGACACGGTCAAGCTGAAGGCCGCGCACCGCGCCGGGACCAACGTCCCGGACATCCTCTGGACCTACAATCAGAACCTCTACGCCTACGGCCTCGAAGGTCTGGTCCGCCCTCTCAACGACCTCATGTCCCGGATCGGTCCGGACCGCTATCCGCGGCAGGTTCTGGACGGAATCCGGGTGGAGGGGACCTACTACTCCGTTCCCTTCGTCGGCTTCCCGTTCTTCGTCTACTGCCGAAAGGACCTCTACGCCGCGAAGGGACTCCGTCCCCCCGAGACGCACGAGGAGCTGCTGGAAAACGTCGCCGCCCTGCACGATCCGCCCGGCCGTTACGGCTATCTGTTGACGAACCAATACATCGCCGACACCTTCAATCTCAAGACGGCCATGTGGACCCATGGCGCCTACTTCTTCGACGCCGAGGACAACCTGGCTTTGGACCGGCCCGAAACCCTGAGGGCCTGGGCCTTCTACAAGAAGCTGGGGAAATATTCCCCGCCCGGGTCCATGGCCCAGGGCGACCTGGAGAGCCGGGAGCTGATGCTGGACGGCCGAGTCGCCCACATGTTCACGACCACCAGTTTCGCCGCCGACTTCGGCCCCGAGGACCTGACCCGCCAGGGGGCGTTCGCCTACCCCATCCAACCCGGGGCCAGGGGGGCGTCCCTCGATTTCAATGCGCTCGCGCTGCCGGCCCGGTCGAGGCAACCCGAACTCGCCAAGGACATGATCGGTTTCCTTCTGGAGCCGGAAAACTTCCAG harbors:
- a CDS encoding extracellular solute-binding protein, coding for MIAGTPAAFPFVGSCGPGGAPGGGPDRLTLRTWSPDTRDAALASERWWHDAFMAANPQLRVEQLTVPYDEDTVKLKAAHRAGTNVPDILWTYNQNLYAYGLEGLVRPLNDLMSRIGPDRYPRQVLDGIRVEGTYYSVPFVGFPFFVYCRKDLYAAKGLRPPETHEELLENVAALHDPPGRYGYLLTNQYIADTFNLKTAMWTHGAYFFDAEDNLALDRPETLRAWAFYKKLGKYSPPGSMAQGDLESRELMLDGRVAHMFTTTSFAADFGPEDLTRQGAFAYPIQPGARGASLDFNALALPARSRQPELAKDMIGFLLEPENFQEFLTRTVVGWVPMLEDAWTDRYLNHPRIAAVREYLEVGRISQETGIVSTGYFGPSRHSRVLIATDIEKQIGDRLVVFDQSPEEVLEWAASVLRKALA